The DNA window ATCACGATAATTTCCTAACAGGAGCGCATTATCATGTTAGAAAAAGCAACATTTGGCGCGGGATGTTTTTGGGGTGTAGAACATCGTTTTCGTCAAGTCAATGGGGTTGTTAATACAGCTGTCGGTTATGCTGGTGGACATTTAGCTAATCCAAGCTATGAAGATGTTTGTACAGATAACACAGGACATGCAGAAGTTGTGCAAATTGAGTATGACCCTGAACAAGTCAGTTATGAACAGCTTTTAACCATTTTTTGGAACAATCACAACCCAACGACTTTAAACCGCCAAGGGGTTGATATTGGCTCTCAATATCGTTCGGTGGTGTTCTTTCACACGCCAGAGCAACAGGCAAAAGCAATGGCTTTTAAAACAGAATTGGATAAAAGCGGGCGTTATCGTTCCCCTGTCGTGACTGAAATCGCACCAGCACCGACTTTTTATCGAGCAGAAGAATATCATCAGCAATATTTAGCAAAGCGTGGGCTTGCTCATTGTTCTTAAAACAACCTGATTTCGGTGATTTTTATAACAGAGACCTGCTAGATTTTTAAAACTTAGCAGGTCTTTTTTTGTCTGAATCAGAATTCACAGAATTTTCAGAATTAGCAGAATTAAAAACAATTAAAAACATAATTTTTTATTCTTTTAATTTTCTTGTCTTTTTAATTCTGAAAATTCTGATTCAGACAATCTTTTAATCCTGATTCAGACAAGCTGTTGTCTTTTTAAAAGAAACTCGCCGAACTCAGGTTAGGTAATATCCCACATTATTCCACTTTCACATCCAGTGCGTCGATGGTTTTATAAATTAACGCGCCTTTCTGTTCTGTATTTAATATCCTTCCTGTAATCAGCAGAGATTTACCAACAAAGTCATTACGTTGTTCGTCCAAGCGTTTTGGATAACGTTTGAGTAAATAAATGGTGTTGGTTTCTTCACTGGAAAGTAGTGAAAAGCCGTCGCTGTCGAATTCTAATTCACCACGAATACTGAGGTTGCTTTCACCGCTTTTGGTTTTATCTGTTTTATCGTTGCTGTTTGTGCTGGGGTTAGTGGTTTCTGGTGTTGGGTTAGGTTTGTTATTGCTGGAAAATTTCTCACTGGAAATCTTATCCGCATTGTTTGTGGTGGTGGAAAATTTTTCTTTATCCCCTGTATTTAGGGAGAAGTTGTTACTGGGTTTTGTTGTGCCTGCGGGGGGATAGTCACGTAAATATAAGCGAATATCAGCAAAGGTTTTATAACGGCTAATGGCTTGACTGTGGGCGTTATCAACTTGCCAAGTGGTAGCAGTGCTGATGATTAATAGGTTGTTGTAGTTGTAATTACCGACACTGGTCTGGCATTGATTCACGGCAATAATATCCATTTGTTTATCGCTGTTTACATCTTCAAAACCGACTGCTAATAGTTTACAACCTGCGCCTAACGCGCTGTTTTTGATGGTGTCAAATTGGTAACGGATTGAGCCATCAGTTGCTGTGAGTAGAAAGGAGGTTCTTTCTGCTTTGGCTTGATAAAGGGTTAGAAAACAACTTTCTCCAAAATTTGGTAAGTTTAGGGAAAATGTTTGTTCTTGGACTAATTTCGCGTCGGGATATAGTTTATTAAATGTGTTGTTGTTCAACGCTCGGCAAGTTTGGTGGTCTTTATTGACATAGCCCGCTTGAACCGTGTTGAGGGAAAAAGATGCGCATAGTAGCAGGGTTATGGCTTGTGCACTGTGTTTAAAAAAAGAGGGTAAAACAGTTTGCTTATTCATAAGAGGTGCTCCGTAATGGGGGGGTAAGTATCGCTTAGAGAGTAATTAACGCCGTTTTCCTGCTCGCCAATCCCATGGGGCGATGGGGTTGGTGGCTGCCCATAGACCAACTTTTTTAGCACGGGCGGTTTTTTCTAGGGTTTGTAAATTTTTATCAGTGCTGTCGGTGAGTACCCATGCTAAGCCTTTTTGGACTTGGTTGGCACTGATATCAACCTTATTGACATATACCCGTGCGATGGATTGGCGGGTGTCTGCCTTTTCAATGACTACTTGTACTGTTTTATCGAAAACAAGGTTGAATAAGTTTTGTTTGGCGGCAAGTCCTGAGGGTTGGGTATTTTCGGGTGCGTCTATTCCTGCTAGACGGACGGTGAATAGTTTATTTTTGCTATCTAGTAATGACAGTGTGTCGCCATTTTCAATTGAAAAAACAGCCGCTTTTATGCCTGTCATTTGGGTATTGCTTTTAACATTATTGTTGCTACTACAAGCGGTTAAACTGGTAAAGCTGAGTAATAAGAGGGCTAAAAATAGGGTGTTAAGGTGTAGTTTGAAACTGCCAGCGTTGAATAATTTCATAACGATTCTTGGTTGATTGTGGGTTAGAACGAACAAGACAGAATTCTTGGGCTTGCCATATAAGGGGGTCTATTGTTGGGTAATTTAAACAGGGTGTTGCATGACGGTATAGGGTCATATGGGCACGATACGGGCGTTTTTCTGCTTGGTAAGCACAATGTTGTGTCAGTTTATCGGTAAGCTGTTGTACTAGTTGGTTAAGTGCGGGAATAGGCTCATCAGGCGCAAGCCAGAGAATACGGGGTTTTTCCCAATAACCAAATTGGTTAAGAGATACTGCGAAAGGAGTTGCTCGAATGTTATCAGCAACTTGTTGTAAGCAAGGTATCTTTGCAACAGGAATATCGCCTAAAAAAACTAGCGTGATGTGTAAATCTAGGTCGTGTAGGGGTTTGCCTGTTTGTCCCTGTGTCAGGGTTTGCGCAAGTTGGGCGATTTGGTCGTGGAGTGTTGGTGGGGGAAAGAGGGCAAAAAACAGGCGTTGTGAGAGTTCGGGCATTCCGTTCTCCTGTTGTGAGTAGCTGATTTTATTTTTAATAAGGGTTTTAGCATGATAAAAAAAGGTGTATGACGGTTATGTGCATACACCTGATAGTTTATTGATTGAGGGTTTGTGTTGGTTTAGTTATAGGTCGATATAGTCTTCGTCAGTAACAGGTGGGTAGGCAAGGCGTTTGACCCGTAAAAGATGGAGGCGACGGCTATTTGAGCGGATAACTTCGAATTCTAAGCCGTCTAGGATGGTTTTTTCGCCACGTTGGGGGAGGTGTCCAAAGGTGTTGATGACAACCCCGCCGATGGTGTCAAATTCTTCATCGCTAAAATTGGTTTTAAAGTAGTCGTTGAATTCTTCGATAGGTGTGAGTGCTAAAACGGAATAAATATCTGTTTCTCTTGGCTTAATATAGACTTGGTCGTCAAAATCGTGTTCATCGTCGATATCGCCAACGATTTGTTCGATAACGTCTTCAATGGTCACTAAGCCTGCAACGCCACCATATTCGTCGACAACGATTGCCATGTGGTTGCGGCTGGTGCGAAATTCGCGCAGTAGGATATTGAGGCGTTTGCTTTCTGGAACAAAGACTGCGGGGCGCATTAAATCGCGGGGGTTGAAGTCGTTAGGTTTGCCTTGGGCAAAGTATTCGAGGAGGTCTTTTGCTAGAAAAATGCCTTGTACGTCGTCTTTATTCTCGCCGAGCATGGGAAAACGTGAATGTCCTGATTCAATAACGGTGCGCATCATGTCCTCTGGGGTGTCATCTAGGTAGAGGGCTATCATTTGGGCGCGTGGAATGATGATGTCACGCACTTGCATTTCTGAAATGGCTAACGCGCCTTCAATCATGTTGAGTGTGTCTGTATTGAAGAGGTTACGTTTTTGTGCGTCACGAAGCAGGGTAATGAGTTGTTCTTTATCTTGTGGTTCGTTAGCAAGGACTTGGCGTAAACGACCAAACCAAGAGAACATGAGGGAGTTTGCTTGAGGAGCAGGGGGGACGGCGTTCATGGCTTATCTATCGTGTTATAGGGATCGGAGTAACCTAGTTGTTGCAGAATTTGAATTTCTAAGGCTTCCATTTCATTTGCTTCTGCTTCGTCGATGTGATCATAGCCAATGAGGTGTAGCGTGCCATGAATAACCAAATGTGCCCAATGGGCAAGCAGGGGTTTTTCTTGTTCGCTGGCTTCATGAGCAACAACAGGGGCGCAGATGATAATGTCTCCCAAGAGGGGGAGTTTTAAGCCTTTGGGGGTTTCAAAAGGAAACGATAAAACATTGGTTGCATAGGCTTTATGTCGCCATGTTTCATTGAGGGTTTTTCCTTCTGTTTCGTCAACAATGCGAATGGTTAGCGCGTTTTTACGGCTGATTTTTAGACGGTTTTGTATATCAGGGTGGTGTAAAACAGCATTGACCCAGTCCACGAATTGGCTACGGGTCGGTAGATCGGTCACAGCACAGGCGTATTGAAGGTCAACGTCTGCGTTCATAGATGTCCATTTTTGAGTGGTGCGTATTGCGTTGAGAATAGAAAAGGGGACACTGTACAACAGTGTCCCGCGCTTAATTAATTAAAGTTTACAGTGACATCCAACAGAAAAACAAGTGTTCTCGCCTAAGCCTTATTTTGTGAGCAATTTTTCAGCTTCTGCTTGTTTTTCGGCGCGGTCGTAGGCATTGATGATGCGGGCAACGATGGGATGACGTACGACATCTTTACTGTCAAAAAAGGTAAAGCTCACGCCTTCCACGTCGGGTAAGATTTTAATGACGTGTCTTAAGCCTGATTGCCGTTCATTGGGCAGGTCGATTTGTGTCGCATCGCCTGTAATCACTGCGGTAGAGCCAAAACCAATACGGGTTAGAAACATTTTCATTTGTTCTATCGTGGTGTTTTGGGCTTCGTCTAGGATGATGAATGAGTCGTTTAATGTCCGTCCGCGCATATAGGCTAATGGGGCAATTTCTATCACGCTACGTTCAATCAACTTGGTCACTCGTTCAAAGCCGAGCATTTCATATAATGCGTCGTATAAAGGGCGTAAATAGGGGTCGACTTTTTGGGCTAAATCACCAGGTAAAAAACCTAGTCGTTCACCCGCTTCTACCGCAGGACGCACGAGAATAATACGGCGAATTTGTTCGCGTTCTAAGGCTTCTACTGCGCAAGCAACGGCTAAGTAGGTTTTACCCGTACCGGCAGGACCAACACCAAAGTTAATATCGTGGCGGAATATCCGATTGAGATAGTTACGTTGGTTAATACCGCGACCGCGCACCATGCCCCGACGGGTGCGAATAATCACTTCTGCCCCTTCGGGGTCGTTTAAGTCGGTTGATATTAAAGCATCTTCAAGGCTTGCGGGTTGGGAGTATAAATGTACCCGTTCAGGGTTTAGGGGTTCGTCAGCGGTATAAAGCTGATTTAAAACTTCAGTGACATTTTTCACGGCATTGTCCATACCAACAACCCGAAATTGATGACCTCGGTTGTTGATTTCTACATTAAAACGTTTTTCAAGTTGGCGTAAATGTTCGTCAAACTGTCCACAGAGGTTCGCTAGCTTTTGATTATCAAGCGGTTCTAGCGTGAAATCGTTGACCATTAGCATTTCAGGATTGGGGAGTTGTTTGCTCAAGTGTTACCAGCTTCCTTAAAAGTGCATTGGGGTATTTAGGAGGCTAAGATACCCCGTAATGAATTAGGCAGAGCTTCAGTAATGCGAACATTCACAAATTGTCCGATTAAATTGGGGTCTGCGTTGAAATTAACCACACGATTATTTTCCGTCCGTCCCGCGAGTTGTTGCGGGTCTTTTTTGGACGGACGCTCAACTAAGATTTTTTGTACAGTGCCGACCATCGATTGACTAATAACATTTGCCATGTCCTCTATGCGTTTTTGTAACTCAGCTAAACGCTGTTTTTTAACGTCCATCGGTACATCATCAGGCATACTTGCTGCGGGTGTTCCAGGACGCGCGCTATAAATGAAACTGAATGAGTGGTCAAAGCCCACTTCCTCAATCAATTGCATGGTGGCGCGAAAATCGGCTTCTGTTTCTCCAGGGAAGCCA is part of the Beggiatoa alba B18LD genome and encodes:
- the msrA gene encoding peptide-methionine (S)-S-oxide reductase MsrA, whose product is MLEKATFGAGCFWGVEHRFRQVNGVVNTAVGYAGGHLANPSYEDVCTDNTGHAEVVQIEYDPEQVSYEQLLTIFWNNHNPTTLNRQGVDIGSQYRSVVFFHTPEQQAKAMAFKTELDKSGRYRSPVVTEIAPAPTFYRAEEYHQQYLAKRGLAHCS
- a CDS encoding thermonuclease family protein, with amino-acid sequence MKLFNAGSFKLHLNTLFLALLLLSFTSLTACSSNNNVKSNTQMTGIKAAVFSIENGDTLSLLDSKNKLFTVRLAGIDAPENTQPSGLAAKQNLFNLVFDKTVQVVIEKADTRQSIARVYVNKVDISANQVQKGLAWVLTDSTDKNLQTLEKTARAKKVGLWAATNPIAPWDWRAGKRR
- the thpR gene encoding RNA 2',3'-cyclic phosphodiesterase, yielding MPELSQRLFFALFPPPTLHDQIAQLAQTLTQGQTGKPLHDLDLHITLVFLGDIPVAKIPCLQQVADNIRATPFAVSLNQFGYWEKPRILWLAPDEPIPALNQLVQQLTDKLTQHCAYQAEKRPYRAHMTLYRHATPCLNYPTIDPLIWQAQEFCLVRSNPQSTKNRYEIIQRWQFQTTP
- a CDS encoding HlyC/CorC family transporter, encoding MNAVPPAPQANSLMFSWFGRLRQVLANEPQDKEQLITLLRDAQKRNLFNTDTLNMIEGALAISEMQVRDIIIPRAQMIALYLDDTPEDMMRTVIESGHSRFPMLGENKDDVQGIFLAKDLLEYFAQGKPNDFNPRDLMRPAVFVPESKRLNILLREFRTSRNHMAIVVDEYGGVAGLVTIEDVIEQIVGDIDDEHDFDDQVYIKPRETDIYSVLALTPIEEFNDYFKTNFSDEEFDTIGGVVINTFGHLPQRGEKTILDGLEFEVIRSNSRRLHLLRVKRLAYPPVTDEDYIDL
- the ybeY gene encoding rRNA maturation RNase YbeY — protein: MNADVDLQYACAVTDLPTRSQFVDWVNAVLHHPDIQNRLKISRKNALTIRIVDETEGKTLNETWRHKAYATNVLSFPFETPKGLKLPLLGDIIICAPVVAHEASEQEKPLLAHWAHLVIHGTLHLIGYDHIDEAEANEMEALEIQILQQLGYSDPYNTIDKP
- a CDS encoding PhoH family protein, which gives rise to MSKQLPNPEMLMVNDFTLEPLDNQKLANLCGQFDEHLRQLEKRFNVEINNRGHQFRVVGMDNAVKNVTEVLNQLYTADEPLNPERVHLYSQPASLEDALISTDLNDPEGAEVIIRTRRGMVRGRGINQRNYLNRIFRHDINFGVGPAGTGKTYLAVACAVEALEREQIRRIILVRPAVEAGERLGFLPGDLAQKVDPYLRPLYDALYEMLGFERVTKLIERSVIEIAPLAYMRGRTLNDSFIILDEAQNTTIEQMKMFLTRIGFGSTAVITGDATQIDLPNERQSGLRHVIKILPDVEGVSFTFFDSKDVVRHPIVARIINAYDRAEKQAEAEKLLTK